GCTACTTCCTGTGAATGGAATCATTTTAATGTGTCACGTGCACTTCCACTGAACAACCAAAGAGAAGTTTCAAATTATAACTGATCAACACGTTCAAGACTTGCAACCACGTACAGATACACAACCTTTTATCTAGAGCTCTTGGGACCTACCACTTTCCGAATTCCAGAATTTTCTAAACTTTGGAACATATCTTCCTCTGTACACAGTATTTATAGCTGCCTTACATATTTTCCTCTTGGCAATTTGCATAAGTATATATGGTATTCATTATTTGTACTTGCTTCACCATTAGCTTTCTGTATTGTAATTTAAAAGCTACCACAAATCTCATACATAATTTATCCTTACGAACATTGCCCTACACACAAAAATGTGGTTATTCTCTAACACTGGGGTGGCATAGCACCTATACCAGTACTTATTCCTATGTACCgcaaataaaggaatataatattataataacaaACACATTTACTAAATAACAGGACAATAAATTAGAATTGCTAGTGGATAATCATGATGCATGTAGGTATCAGCCAAGCACTGCCCCTCACACGTGCATACACACAGCCTAGTGTATGTGACAATCCTTCTTCACCATTATCACAACTGAGTGCTAATGTATCAAATGTTTTCAAAATTTGAAGCTAATCATCCAATATGCTGCAACTTTGTATTTAACAAGACCCAAAAAAACTATCAACCTATGACTATTGTTTTTCCCCTGGCAATTCTCACCAGTAACAGCCTAACTGGGTGAGTAAACTGTGGATTTGGCAACTCTGGTAGGACTGGCTGTGGCGTGGTGGTAGGTGGTGGAGTGGGCAGCACAGTGTCACACAGAGTGGCAAATAACTGTTTTAAAAATAGgtacaatagcagcagcaaagcaaatgttaaaaaacaaagaggaaaatgtgCAGATTGATAAAgtgtatggtaaaaaaaaaaataaaaaattgttgCCAAGACTGACTTCTGGATTTTGGAGTGTTCTGATTTTTAGAATTCCAGATAAAAGATAATGTATGTATTCCACACAATATTAgccattaaaaacaacaattatgAAATTATCACCTACAACATTCATACCATCAAACTGTTGAGGCCACTCATCTCAGAACTTGAAAGTAATTACAATAACACATCCTACAACGATCATACTATCAAATGTCAATGTCAAGACAACTCTTGTCTCAATATTGAAAAGCAATTACTAAAATATTCTTCTAACATTCATTGCATTAAATGTGcagttaatttttctttaactctttcaagTGTTTGTGATCAAACTTGTCAAATTTCCATCGCTGAGTGTTCTTGGTTGGATCACAGGCAGATACAAACAACTCTTTGTTGTCTGTGTTGGTGTCGAGACACCTTGGATTCCCACCATGCACCAGCCATTGTTGTGTCTGCAAAAACATCTAGGTTAGCACTGTACCACCCAACATAAAAAAGCATACTGTTATTTTCCTACTGAGATACAAGATGGAATAACAAAGTGGCTttactcaactttttttcaggATAAAGAAATGCAGAGGTGAATCACAGATTAAAAACAAATTTCACTCCTTTTTAAACAATAATGAAATTTTATCAAATATAATTACTTTCTCAATACTTCAAAACAGAATAATGGAGTACGTCTAACAACTTCCTGATAGAAGGAAGTTGAGAGTAGGTATGAGGTAGGTGAAAAGAACAGAAGCCATGAAGACAGCAAAGATAGAGTAcagtttgggaaaaaaaaatattgaagttaAAGATGGTACCAAGGTGACAGAATGACTATTTGACCTTTCTCAAGTTCATTCTTTTCAAACAAGTGGACACAACAGGTAACACTTCACTCTATGATAAACTTATGCATGAATCTGATGGACAACTTAAACTTTATTTCTCATATTTTTGGACAGATCAAGCACTCACTTGATCATATTTCCATAGCTGGTTACCACCCATGCCATGACAGTTATATAGTAGTATTGGAGCTTGAGGGTCACCACTTGACACATCCCAGCAGATTGAGCGCCGTCCTGGCCTAATGTCCTGGTGCCAGGTGAGATGCatctcctgctctcctccccaACCACATTCCTTCAAGCCAAAGCGTTCCCCATGGTGCTTGTAGCCAGTGTCCACACACAGTCCAGGATTGCCCACGCTTTGAACCTAAGGTGGGAGTGATTTGGTGTAAGGCAAAAGGAGGACACTGTGTTGCTGTGAAGAGAAGAGGTTTTATATAAACATTAAGTTGGTCAGTTTCACAGGATGGGCAACAAACACCCGGCACTTTTACCTTTACCTCCACATAACTTACTTTATATTAGACAGTGATATACTAATCttgaaagagagtgagagaaagagaagtaatatCAGCAAAGAGTGTGTACCAGTTGAATGAAAGACAAGTacagatatagagatgggaccACTTAAAAGTAactcaggtaaacacacacacacacacacacacacacacacacacacacacacacatacacacaccttgcCAGCAGCATAGTCTGGAGGCTCAATGGGGGGATACACCTTGGTGAGGTCAAAGGCCACTTCCTTCATGAACCAGCTAAAGGACCGGCACTTTAACTGCTCGCGGATGGCCCTCTGCTGAGTCAGGTCCCCAGGATCAATGCTACGATAGGATGGTCGGCGTTTGTACAGGTACTCAGCATACTCATCCATCCACACCTCAGCCACACGACGGTAATTCTGTCAAGTCCATTTTTTCATTGCTTTAATTGGAAGAATGTGTCTGTAAATTTGAAATTATTTCTCTCTGAAAATTTTACTAATAagtcatctttttattttgtatgtatatcCCAAATTGTATGGTAGTAATAATGCTAAACAAAATCAAGACCCAAAAGTTTGAAGCATGGAACATTAAGTACCCAACGTACGTAAATGCAAAATAAAGGAAGCACTAAAGAGACTGAATactgtaaaagtaaaaaaataaaggtgatgatTCTTTGATCTTCCTGCAATAATCCATTGCcatattctctccctctgtacatatctcttctttccttccacatctCTATTCTTATCCCTCACTAATTGTCTCTCttgtctcattccttcctctttcctggcATGTCTCCTCTGGTAGTCTCACCCTGCCCACAAAGTTTCCCACACCCGGGTTAGGGAAGGGAGCAAACTTGCGATAGATGTGTCCGATGCGGGAGCAAGGCGAGTCCACCAAGGTACCACCACACTGCCATATCTGGGAAGGTCAAGCAGGGAATGGTCCACATTCCCAAGACAGTTATTAGTgttaaaaatggaaaaacaatGGCCTTAGCACCATGATGGTCTGGTAATAATATGAGTAACTACATTTAAATAGTGAGCAAATATAGAATTATAAGTAATACTATCAACAGTAATGGATGAATAACATGAAAACTTATGAGCTAGGGACAAATATAAACAATCAGGAATGGCTAGAAAAGAACCATATGtgcatttgtatgtatttgtgtgaaCAGTAAAATGGATAATTTCTTAAAAGTTCCCTTTAAAtatatgttattttctctctctctctctctctctctctcatatctatcttactagagagagagagagagagagagagagagagagagagagagagagagagagagagagagagagagagagagagagagagagagagagagagagagagagagagagagagagagattcagaaggGTTGAACCTGCATCTCTCATGCACAGATCTGTGTACCACACAGAGACTGCAATTCATGCCATTATGTTTTTCAAAAAATCTTTCAAATCTGCATCCTATACAGAATCATAAAAATTTGTTAAAATTTAACCTTTTGTGTATTAAATAAAATGGCCCAGCTAATGTTGATAGTGTATTGGGCAAGTGAATTGCAGTAGTGCCAATCTCTGGGCCACCAATATAGTTATAaacacaactaaaaaaaaaaaaaaaaaaaaaaaaaaaatccaaacagTCTTGTGCCTTACCTTGAAGGACAGCTCATATTGCTCTCCACCCCAGATGTCCAGCCCAGGATCATAGCCGCCTAACTCCCAGAAAAACTTGCTACTGATGGCAAATAGTCCTCCAGCCATCACGGGACTCCTGTGGACATTAAACATGGTTTTGCTATGCGGCACTTGCTGCTCAAAAGACAATGAGGAAAAGATTCTATATCCTGCATCAGGAATATGAGAGCTGTGCATCAATCAATCTGAATAAGTTCAGTTAAACAagattaacaaaagaaaaaatgctgaGGTTAGTGAAACAATAGCAAACAAGGGCATAGGCTTGAAGAAAGACACCAACCACACCTAAAGGGTTCAGGCATGTTCTCCATATCCTCTGGTAACAGAGGCAGACGCTTGTAGAAGAGCTCCCAATCAAATGCTCCTCGTGCCCCCTCGTCCTGTGCCCGATATGCAAACGTCTCATAATCAATAACATCAATGAAGGGGCAGACACATGTACGGTAGTCCTTGGTTATGGGCTCTGTGGGACATAAGGTTAAGGAGAGAGGTGAGTGACCAAGTGTTTCATGAATAGGTtaaaaaagaagtgagagaaatgggatcagaagagtgaaagaaagaaccTACATTAATACATGGAAcctatattaatatttttaacaTTCTTGAACTATCCTTCACTTTGAAGGCAGAAATGATAgcagaaatgaagaggaaactgATGTGTATTGAAGAGTAGAAGATCAAgacagaaatgatgatgatgatgatgatgatgatgatgatgatgatgatgatgatgatgaggaggaggaggaggaggatgacaataacaacaacagtgatgACAAGAATAGGAAACTACTAACCAGTTATCTTTAATTGGATCTCAAGTTCTAACACTGATAATCCATCAAGTCTTAGTTCTATTTATTAGTCATAAAAATCCACAACCTTTTATTCTGTACAATGCTAAATCTCCTCAGTTTCATAAATTACTGCCCCACTCCACTGCTCAGTTTTAGCTTAATCTCACATAACCATAGCATGTTACTACTTAAGAGATTTAATAAGATGTAATACTTGTTCAAGATTCTTTCAGATAAAAACAGATATAcccaaagaagagaggatataTCTTCAAACAAAGCTTATATTCCACACATATATCCAGACAATTGTATAATAATGCTTTTAATCCTGAAATCCCAGAGTGGTATGAAGTATTATGTCCCAAGATTATGGTCCTTTTTCAtgcaataaaaatacacaatattCCTAACCCTAACCTTTCTTTAGCATCACTGAGCAATATCAGAACAAATCTGTACGGCTCCTCTCCACCTCACCCAGCAGTGGTGGAAGCCAGTTGGTGGTGCACTCTGTGTGTGAATCAAGGAAAATGAGCACTTCACCCTGTGCTGCTCTTGCACCTGCCAAACGTGCACGAATCAGCCCTGAACGCTGGGCCAGGCGCAGTACCCGCACCTTAGGGAGGTTGGCACGCACATAATCATCAAGTTTAGTCTTCAGGAACcctgatgaagagaaagagcagtGTTTCAAAGTGTTACAGCTCTACTATTAATCAACCCTaccaccttccccttcccctttcctttgaTGGGGATCCCTATCTGCTGGGTACCATAAATGAACCCattccctttccattccttgGGGATGTTTGTGAGCTAGGCTGGTACCCCTGGCAGACATAATATGCACATGGAAAACTTCATAACTGAAGCATTCTAAACACATTACAGTTACAATAAATACTgtgtaatgcataataatacaTGTAGTGATACACTGAATAACAAATACATTAGTATAATCATGAATCAAATGTAAATAATGTGATTGGTTGCCTGGAATCGGATTTGAACTTTGTTCACTCCATGAGTCTCAATGTTGCCTCCTGTCTCTGTTTACCCCTCCCCCAGCCCACCACACATGCAGATCCATCACTTTTATAGTACCACAAAACAGATGGAGTCACACCACCAATGGAGAGGATTTATCGTATGACCAAAAGACTACAGTGAATCTCCATCAGAACTACTATTTTTGTGGCAGATCTGAGCAAAAGCAATGAGCAGCTGTGATTAGGAGTAACTACTGAACTGGTATTGTAATCAGTCTATTCACAGACTGTGCAAAGACTTTTAGCCTCAGTAAAAGAGGCTACAAGTACATATGAATATGGAGGGACAGTATTAACAAGGTCAGAACAGCTGCTTCCCACTAAATCTTTACCTTTCGTGCTGGCATCATCTACCAGGATCACCTCTAGCAACAGGCTTTCAGGAGCACGGTTGATGGCAGAAACAGCAGTACGTAGGAGTGTGGACCAGTGCTCATTGTGAAAAGGTACAATCACAGAGGCTCGAGGCAGCTTGGCCAAGTACTTTTTATCCCGGCATCTGCAGGGGAAAAACCAAAATCAATGAAGGTTGAATATGACATAATATTCATGGCAGAAGAGTCTTGTTAGGGgttattgtaattattaaaGCAAGAAATCACACAAAAGAGTGAGAGTCAGGCACAGAT
This genomic interval from Scylla paramamosain isolate STU-SP2022 chromosome 7, ASM3559412v1, whole genome shotgun sequence contains the following:
- the LOC135101860 gene encoding putative polypeptide N-acetylgalactosaminyltransferase 10 yields the protein MRLRRNLIWWLKLGIGVFMFLAGIYIITRHTQPDGHPTKHSEERALPLQEHIPAAHLDDNKNSILEKQIADISLKTNVPMHDQEGSKDWNDYALIAAEARQTGPGEQGQAYILPSNLAAERDQLYRVNGFNARASDDIALNRSLQDLRHPKCRDKKYLAKLPRASVIVPFHNEHWSTLLRTAVSAINRAPESLLLEVILVDDASTKGFLKTKLDDYVRANLPKVRVLRLAQRSGLIRARLAGARAAQGEVLIFLDSHTECTTNWLPPLLEPITKDYRTCVCPFIDVIDYETFAYRAQDEGARGAFDWELFYKRLPLLPEDMENMPEPFRSPVMAGGLFAISSKFFWELGGYDPGLDIWGGEQYELSFKIWQCGGTLVDSPCSRIGHIYRKFAPFPNPGVGNFVGRNYRRVAEVWMDEYAEYLYKRRPSYRSIDPGDLTQQRAIREQLKCRSFSWFMKEVAFDLTKVYPPIEPPDYAAGKVQSVGNPGLCVDTGYKHHGERFGLKECGWGGEQEMHLTWHQDIRPGRRSICWDVSSGDPQAPILLYNCHGMGGNQLWKYDQTQQWLVHGGNPRCLDTNTDNKELFVSACDPTKNTQRWKFDKFDHKHLKELKKN